In a genomic window of Rhododendron vialii isolate Sample 1 chromosome 12a, ASM3025357v1:
- the LOC131310736 gene encoding protein HOTHEAD-like, with protein sequence MASLVFGEVKLSLFLTIFLCLHALTFCQGKKNWEKKYPFIKKASTFSPSPPASSSSSSKSSGRDKAYDYIIVGGGTAGCPLATTLSQNFSVLLLERGGVPFGNINTSYLQNFHISLADTSPKSASQFFISTDGVINSRARVLGGATSINAGFYTRASSRDVRKAGWDPKLVNESFPWIENQIVHPPNMAPWQKAVRDSLLDIGVSPYNGFTYDHKYGTKVGGTIFDQSGRRHTAAELLASANPDKLEVLIRATVQKIVFDTTGKKPRAVGAIFKDENGNQHEAHIARRRGSEIIVSSGAIGSPQLLLLSGIGPKSDLKKLNISVVLDNEFVGKGMADNPLNCVFIPTNTPVVQSLIQTVGITKMGVYIEASSGFGQSQDSIHCNHGIVSAEIGQLSTIPPKQRTQEAIQAYTKSKKDLPHEAFKGGFILEKVASPISRGQLNLINTDVDNNPAVTFNYFAHPYDLSRCVDGIRMVEKLVTAKHFTNFTGRSDKQTVEKLLNMSVTANVNFIPKHTNDTESVEQFCKDTVVTIWHYHGGCNVGKVVSPEYKVLGVHRLRVIDGSTFSESPGTNPQATVMMLGRYMGVKILRDRLGRSAGI encoded by the exons ATGGCTTCTTTGGTTTTTGGGGAAGTgaagctctctctctttcttactATATTTCTTTGCCTCCATGCACTCACATTCTGtcaag GTAAGAAAAACTGGGAAAAGAAATATCCATTCATAAAGAAAGCAAGCACATTCTCCCCCTCACCACCAGCATCATCTTCATCCTCATCAAAATCAAGCGGCAGAGATAAGGCGTATGATTACATTATAGTGGGGGGCGGCACGGCGGGTTGCCCCCTTGCGACCACGTTGTCGCAGAATTTCAGCGTGTTATTGCTTGAAAGAGGAGGTGTCCCTTTTGGCAACATAAACACATCCTACTTGCAGAATTTTCACATCTCTTTGGCTGATACTTCACCCAAATCTGCTTCCCAGTTCTTCATTTCCACCGATGGGGTTATTAATTCTAGGGCTAGGGTTTTGGGTGGTGCTACTAGCATCAATGCTGGCTTCTACACTAGAGCTAGCTCAAG GGATGTTAGAAAAGCAGGATGGGATCCTAAACTGGTGAACGAGTCATTCCCATGGATTGAGAACCAAATTGTTCATCCCCCCAACATGGCTCCATGGCAAAAGGCTGTTAGAGACAGTCTTCTGGATATTGGGGTCTCCCCTTATAACGGCTTCACTTATGATCACAAGTACGGTACCAAGGTTGGTGGAACCATTTTCGATCAGTCTGGCCGCCGGCACACCGCCGCAGAGTTGCTCGCCTCCGCCAACCCTGATAAACTCGAGGTTTTGATCCGGGCCACAGTTCAAAAGATTGTCTTTGACACAACAG GGAAGAAACCAAGGGCCGTAGGAGCGATCTTCAAAGACGAAAACGGGAACCAACACGAAGCACATATCGCCAGACGGCGGGGGAGTGAAATAATCGTCTCAAGCGGGGCGATCGGAAGCCCACAGCTGCTGCTATTGAGCGGCATTGGACCCAAATCTGATCTTAAAAAGCTGAACATATCGGTAGTGCTAGACAATGAGTTTGTCGGGAAAGGCATGGCGGACAACCCCCTCAACTGCGTTTTCATCCCCACGAATACGCCGGTGGTGCAGTCGTTGATTCAGACTGTGGGGATTACCAAGATGGGTGTGTACATTGAGGCTAGCAGTGGGTTTGGGCAGTCTCAGGATAGCATTCATTGTAACCATGGAATCGTATCGGCAGAG ATTGGGCAGCTCTCCACCATACCCCCAAAGCAAAGAACACAAGAAGCAATACAAGCCTACACCAAAAGCAAGAAAGATCTACCCCATGAAGCATTCAAGGGAGGTTTCATTCTAGAAAAAGTTGCCAGCCCCATTTCAAGAGGCCAACTCAACTTAATCAACACCGACGTCGACAACAACCCGGCGGTCACCTTCAACTACTTTGCCCACCCGTACGACCTCAGCCGGTGCGTGGACGGGATTCGGATGGTGGAGAAGCTAGTGACTGCCAAACACTTCACGAACTTCACAGGCCGTAGTGACAAACAAACCGTGGAGAAGCTGCTCAATATGAGTGTCACGGCTAATGTCAACTTCATACCTAAACACACAAATGATACAGAGTCAGTTGAGCAGTTCTGCAAAGACACTGTGGTTACTATTTGGCATTACCATGGGGGGTGCAATGTGGGGAAAGTTGTGAGCCCTGAGTACAAGGTTCTAGGTGTCCACCGGCTCCGAGTCATCGATGGATCGACGTTTAGCGAATCGCCCGGGACTAATCCTCAAGCCACTGTGATGATGCTGGGCAG GTACATGGGGGTGAAGATTTTGAGAGACAGATTAGGAAGATCTGCTGGTATATAA
- the LOC131311510 gene encoding LOW QUALITY PROTEIN: uncharacterized protein LOC131311510 (The sequence of the model RefSeq protein was modified relative to this genomic sequence to represent the inferred CDS: deleted 1 base in 1 codon), whose product LEETGFNSASGLVQTKKFQTDKGSELANRKREKNKAMPRALSIRCSSIEEEALSLSSRAKCNKG is encoded by the exons CTTGAAGAAACAGGATTTAATTCTGCAAGCGGTTTGGTACAAACGAAGAAATTTCAAACAGAT AAAGGATCAGAACTAGCTAataggaaaagagagaaaaacaaagcaatGCCAAGAGCTCTGTCAATCCGATGTTCATCGATAGAGGAAGAAGCTCTCTCTTTATCATCTCGTGCCAAATGCAACAAAGGATGA